The DNA segment GTCTGTCATTTCTTCCTCCAAGGGACATGCCAACCCTTTCTTTTGTGCAATCTCCAAAACCTCTGTTACTTTTTGACGAGAGTTGCCAGTACTAGCAGAAATGCCTCTAAGACTGATCCCCTCGTCTTGTAATTCCAGTATTCTTTGATAACGAATCATACAAAAATACCTCCATATAACCAATGTCACACCAGTAGGGGTGCTCACTAATTATACAGAGGTATAGAGTGGTAAAATCTTGGCATTACCTGGTACATTCCCTGGCTTTCGGTGGTAAAAAAGATGACATACCTGGTACATTTCAATGGCTGTAATCACTTAAATTATTTAGGTATGGAATGTTAAATATAAATAGGAGATGTAACAAAACTCGTCCTTTTCTGAACACGGCACAAATGGTGAAAAAAACATCATTTTGGTTCCATAAACTTCAACAAAACTCTGCCCATTAATCTATGTTCATTAACCGCAATACCCTAGTCTTATGTTACAATAAATATAGGATTATAATGGAAATGAGGATTGACTGTGTTAATTGGATATGCTCGTGTGTCAACAGGGTTACAAAATTTGGATTTACAAACAGATGCTCTTACTCAATATGGGTGTGTGAAAATTTTTCACGATAAGATGAGTGGGTCAAAGAAACAACGACCTGGATTAGCAGAAGCTCTAAAATATGCTCGTCAAGGGGATACCATCGTAGTATGGCGATTAGATCGTCTGGGTCGAAACATGCAAGACTTGATTGACATAGTCAACAATCTGAATAACCAAAGTATTGGTTTTCACAGTCTTCAAGAGAATCTCACTATGGATCGTGGCAATGCTACCGGACAATTGATGTTTCATCTTTTTGCAGCATTTGCTGAGTTTGAACGTAATCTTATTCAAGAACGTTCAGCTGCTGGGCGAGTGGCAGCTAAAGCACGCGGGCGTCTTGGCGGACGCCCCGAGAAATACAGAGATAAAGATATTGAAATGATGAAGAATCTTATTGATGGGGGCACACCAATTAAAGATGTGGCGGAAAGATGGGGTGTTTCTCGAACAACTATTTATCGCTACTTGGAGCGTAAGTGATTTGATTACATAAGAGTAATTTAGAAACTTTTATTCCGTATCTTGTTTTACAGTTTCTTTCTTGGATGTCAGAATAGGATCGAAGTACGGTTACTATAGACGAAATGTCATATAAAACGTTAGTTTATGCGAGGGATTATTAAATCTCCAGCTCTAGTGTTTAGGATTAACCAAAGCGAACCTTACCTAGATATAAAAAGGGTCTTTCTAATAATATGGATATTTAGAGAGACCCTTTTCATTAAGTAATATCGATTCATTAACATTCAAATATTTTATAGTATTTTAATATTTTTCTCATAATTTAATTATGGGTGAGCCATCTTCGAACAGACTAATATCCCCATCTTCAGAAACCTTTATACTTAGTCCGAAACGAGATGCTTTAGCAGCTGCTAAAGTCCTAGAACCAGCTTCTGCAACTGGAGGAGTTTCTATAGAGTTATTAATCATTTCACCAAATGATAAAATATTAAAATACTTGTCTAATAAAATAGCTCCATCAACTGAACATAATAATTCGAACAAATAACTATCACACCCAAAAAGATTTATTGGATTAGATTTACCTGTTAGAATTACTTTTTTGAATTCATTATTACTTATATGACGGTTATTTAAGAGTTCTTTATAAATAGTTCTTTTTTGTAACCTACTTTGCTCTAAAAGAATTATTAGCGCCCCAATATTTTTATTGGAGAGTTCTTTGATGTTATTAAAGAGAATCTTAGAACGAGGTATAATTTTATCAACAATGTCTATAAATTTTTCACTACTAATATCACTATGTTGGATATATTGTCTAAGAATAAATTCTAAAATGATATGAGATATTAATTCATAGTTTTTAACTCTCCATTTTCCGTTAGCTAAAACACAAATTAAATTGTCATTTATAAACCATTCTAACCTTCCAGAGTTAAATTGAATAAATTGGATATCTTTATTTGCTATAGGTTTAGTTCCATTACTAAATTTATTTAATCCTTTTTTTTGCGTTTTCTTTTTAGTTAACTCTTCTTCTAATATTATTGTTTGGTTATTTCGAAGATCGTTGATATCACTTAGGAATTGTATTTTTTGCTTTAGTAATTTTGCTAAATTTATTTTGGCAGATTCAAAATCTGGAGAATCTTGGTTATTTTCTTGTAAATATTTATAACGCACTTCTTCTTCTTTTATCGAAGCTTCCAACTTAATCAATTTGTCATCTAAACTTTTAATTTGTTCTTCAAGTTCTTCTAAGTCACCATTAAAATTATTATCTGGATTATTATTAATGAAATATTTATACATGTAATATTTTAAGAGCGATTCCTCATCTTTTTGATATCTATTTGACATTATTGAAGATATACTTTGGTTTGATTTTTGTTTTTTTGCTATACCAATAATTTGATATGAAGCATTTACTACATAACACAGGGATAAAGAATCTATTAATTTTAATGCTTGCTTATT comes from the Paenisporosarcina antarctica genome and includes:
- a CDS encoding recombinase family protein; the protein is MLIGYARVSTGLQNLDLQTDALTQYGCVKIFHDKMSGSKKQRPGLAEALKYARQGDTIVVWRLDRLGRNMQDLIDIVNNLNNQSIGFHSLQENLTMDRGNATGQLMFHLFAAFAEFERNLIQERSAAGRVAAKARGRLGGRPEKYRDKDIEMMKNLIDGGTPIKDVAERWGVSRTTIYRYLERK
- a CDS encoding diadenylate cyclase, which translates into the protein MENIELKQFYLNSFEEILGVSLNLNKDSSISVLNLPSVITKINPTSITNIISPIESLMRNENIFDESKEKTFYKKILITKYIYNLINSQAEIHILDSFVEKLQTLSNRTYEQQQVQMGFIIFKNPIENIAFELSKLKIDYLPFEIYFSVEEIDNNKQALKLIDSLSLCYVVNASYQIIGIAKKQKSNQSISSIMSNRYQKDEESLLKYYMYKYFINNNPDNNFNGDLEELEEQIKSLDDKLIKLEASIKEEEVRYKYLQENNQDSPDFESAKINLAKLLKQKIQFLSDINDLRNNQTIILEEELTKKKTQKKGLNKFSNGTKPIANKDIQFIQFNSGRLEWFINDNLICVLANGKWRVKNYELISHIILEFILRQYIQHSDISSEKFIDIVDKIIPRSKILFNNIKELSNKNIGALIILLEQSRLQKRTIYKELLNNRHISNNEFKKVILTGKSNPINLFGCDSYLFELLCSVDGAILLDKYFNILSFGEMINNSIETPPVAEAGSRTLAAAKASRFGLSIKVSEDGDISLFEDGSPIIKL